In a single window of the Cupriavidus sp. P-10 genome:
- a CDS encoding LysM peptidoglycan-binding domain-containing protein — protein MRDLTKEHQAASGRRLHAFTLTLLSAAGITAAASLPVRAADLTVTAAQQAEAQRTARQGIPIADLAPNAPSQYTVRNGDTLWGISGRYLRQPWRWPELWGMNQQQIRNPHLIYPGQILYLIQRDGRAWLSTTPAGNGTVQLSPRMRGGDADGAAILSISASDIEPFLIRPLVVDEGTLATSARIVAVPESRVYLGRDDSAYARGIAADAPAGSDWQAYRPVTPVRDPVTNAVLGYEAEYEGNARLARGAQGPDAVSTLQVTQAQQEMGVGTLLMPQPAREAVRYVPHAPDAEVDGRVAKVYGGVEFGGAKQVVVLNVGSKAGLEPGQVLALSRAGETVHDRTDQNRSIRLPDERYGLAFVFRVFPGVAYALVTDASNVIAVGDRATSPR, from the coding sequence ATGCGCGATCTTACCAAAGAACACCAGGCGGCGTCGGGCCGCAGGCTGCACGCGTTCACCCTTACATTGCTGAGTGCCGCCGGCATCACTGCTGCGGCAAGCCTGCCCGTGCGGGCCGCTGACCTGACGGTCACGGCGGCGCAGCAGGCCGAGGCCCAGCGCACTGCCCGGCAGGGTATCCCGATCGCCGATCTCGCCCCCAATGCGCCCTCGCAGTACACCGTGCGCAACGGCGATACGCTGTGGGGCATTTCCGGCCGGTACCTGCGCCAGCCGTGGCGCTGGCCCGAGCTGTGGGGCATGAATCAGCAGCAGATCCGCAACCCGCACCTGATTTACCCCGGGCAGATCCTGTACCTGATCCAGCGCGACGGCCGCGCCTGGCTGTCGACCACCCCCGCCGGCAACGGGACCGTGCAGCTGTCGCCGCGCATGCGTGGCGGCGACGCGGACGGGGCCGCCATCCTCAGCATTTCCGCCAGCGATATCGAGCCGTTCCTGATTCGCCCGCTGGTGGTCGATGAGGGCACGCTGGCAACGTCGGCACGGATCGTCGCGGTGCCCGAATCGCGCGTGTACCTGGGCCGCGACGACAGCGCCTACGCGCGCGGCATTGCCGCCGATGCGCCGGCCGGCAGCGACTGGCAGGCCTATCGGCCAGTCACGCCGGTGCGCGATCCGGTCACCAACGCCGTGCTCGGCTATGAGGCCGAATACGAAGGCAATGCCCGCCTGGCGCGCGGCGCGCAGGGTCCCGACGCGGTTTCCACGCTGCAGGTCACGCAGGCCCAGCAAGAGATGGGCGTGGGCACATTGCTGATGCCGCAGCCGGCGCGCGAAGCGGTGCGCTACGTGCCGCACGCGCCCGATGCGGAGGTCGACGGCCGCGTTGCCAAGGTCTATGGCGGCGTCGAATTCGGCGGTGCCAAGCAGGTGGTGGTGCTCAACGTCGGCAGCAAGGCCGGGCTCGAGCCCGGGCAAGTGCTGGCGCTGTCGCGCGCCGGCGAGACCGTGCACGACCGGACCGATCAGAACCGCAGCATCCGCCTGCCCGACGAGCGCTACGGGCTCGCCTTTGTCTTCCGTGTGTTCCCCGGCGTTGCATACGCGCTGGTGACCGACGCCTCCAACGTGATCGCGGTCGGCGACCGCGCCACCTCGCCGCGCTGA
- the dprA gene encoding DNA-processing protein DprA: MLLAGARLDNSGQGNPRQDTAREPADVLAWLRLANAPGVGPVAAQRLLAAFGLPQQVLAQSVAALSSVVPAKLARAVLAAPGAAVSALAERTLRWLDTPGNHVVTLADDAYPRRLFDLADPPLLLYIQGDPAMLARPAVAIVGARSATVQGTRDALAFGRALSESGLTVVSGLALGIDAAAHTGGLRGCGGTVAVTGTGADRVYPAGNLSLAREVAQRGAIVTEFPLGMRGLAANFPRRNRIIAALARGVLVVEAAARSGSLITARLAAELGREVFAIPGSIHAPLSHGCHMLIGQGAKLVESVGDVLDELGLPALPRGAAAPDHHDVTGMARFSEPAATLLPALGYDPVTLDALCERSGQPPELVAARLLELELAGVAERLPGNLFRRLG; this comes from the coding sequence TTGCTCCTGGCTGGCGCAAGGCTGGACAACTCGGGGCAGGGCAACCCGCGGCAGGACACCGCGCGCGAGCCCGCGGACGTGCTCGCATGGCTGCGGCTGGCCAATGCGCCGGGCGTCGGCCCGGTGGCCGCGCAGCGCCTGCTGGCGGCGTTCGGCCTGCCACAGCAGGTGCTGGCGCAAAGCGTGGCAGCGCTGTCGTCGGTGGTGCCGGCCAAGCTGGCGCGCGCCGTGCTGGCTGCCCCCGGCGCCGCGGTGTCGGCGCTGGCCGAACGAACGCTGCGCTGGCTCGACACGCCCGGCAATCACGTCGTCACGCTCGCTGACGACGCCTATCCGCGGCGCTTGTTCGACCTGGCCGATCCGCCGTTGCTGTTATATATCCAGGGCGATCCCGCCATGCTGGCTCGCCCCGCCGTGGCCATCGTCGGCGCGCGCTCGGCCACCGTGCAGGGCACGCGCGACGCGCTGGCGTTCGGGCGCGCCCTGTCCGAGTCAGGGCTGACGGTGGTGTCGGGCCTGGCGCTGGGCATCGACGCGGCGGCCCATACGGGCGGCCTGCGTGGCTGCGGTGGCACCGTGGCGGTGACCGGCACCGGGGCGGACCGCGTCTATCCCGCCGGGAACCTTTCATTGGCACGCGAAGTGGCGCAGCGCGGCGCTATCGTCACCGAGTTCCCGCTCGGCATGCGCGGGCTGGCGGCCAATTTCCCCCGGCGCAACCGCATCATCGCCGCGCTCGCGCGCGGCGTGCTGGTGGTCGAGGCGGCAGCGCGCTCGGGCTCGCTGATCACGGCGCGGCTGGCGGCGGAGCTTGGGCGCGAGGTGTTCGCGATCCCAGGCTCGATCCACGCGCCGCTGTCGCATGGTTGCCACATGCTGATCGGCCAGGGGGCGAAGCTGGTGGAGTCGGTCGGGGACGTGCTCGACGAACTCGGCCTCCCCGCCCTACCCCGGGGCGCGGCGGCCCCGGACCACCACGATGTCACCGGCATGGCCCGATTTTCAGAACCGGCTGCTACCCTGTTGCCGGCACTCGGCTACGATCCGGTTACGCTGGACGCGCTGTGCGAGCGCAGCGGCCAGCCCCCGGAGTTGGTCGCGGCGCGCCTGCTCGAGCTGGAACTGGCCGGCGTGGCCGAACGTCTACCGGGAAACCTGTTCCGGCGCCTCGGCTGA
- a CDS encoding thioredoxin family protein yields the protein MTVYFPERDAAAIAECLAARPQGRLVACLCAQWCGTCRDYLKALAALAGRHPQDCFVWIDIETHADALGDIDIENFPTLLVQPASGGAPQFYGTLLPHIEVLERMLTRGGAMPASAEEMPQVLDWLLAGGRGAA from the coding sequence ATGACCGTTTACTTTCCCGAGCGTGACGCCGCCGCCATAGCCGAATGCCTGGCGGCGCGGCCACAGGGCCGCCTGGTGGCATGCCTGTGCGCGCAATGGTGCGGTACCTGCCGGGATTACCTGAAGGCGCTGGCGGCGCTGGCCGGGCGCCATCCGCAGGATTGTTTCGTCTGGATCGATATCGAGACCCATGCCGACGCGCTTGGCGATATCGACATCGAGAACTTCCCGACGCTGCTGGTACAGCCGGCGTCGGGCGGCGCGCCGCAGTTCTATGGCACGCTGCTGCCGCACATCGAGGTGCTGGAACGCATGCTGACGCGTGGTGGCGCGATGCCGGCGAGCGCCGAAGAAATGCCGCAGGTGCTGGACTGGTTACTTGCCGGAGGCCGCGGCGCCGCCTAG
- a CDS encoding DNA topoisomerase III produces the protein MSKALIIAEKPSVAADIARALGGFTKHDEYFESDEYVLSSAVGHLVEIAAPDEYEVKRGKWSFANLPVIPPHFDLRPIAKTESRLKVLNRLIKRKDVTGLINACDAGREGELIFRLIAQQAKAKQPIRRLWLQSMTPQAIRDGFASLREDEDMLPLADAARCRSEADWLVGINGTRAMTAFNSKGGGFFLTTVGRVQTPTLSIVVEREEKIKHFVPRDYWEVHAEFIAAAGLYEGRWFDPKFKKSEFDPEARESRLWSEAEAKSIVAACRDKPGTVTEESKPSTQQSPALFDLTTLQREANSRFGFSAKNTLGLAQALYEKHKVLTYPRTDARALPEDYLDTVKQTMDMLADSSPNYLPHAKKILAQGWVKPNKKIFDNSKISDHFAIIPTLQAPKNLSEPEQKLYDLVVRRFLAVFFPAAEFQVTTRITEVAGHHFKTEGKVLVNPGWLVIYGREAQGDKDAANLVPVAKDEKVKTDKVESVGLTTKPPARYNEATLLSAMEGAGKLVDDDALREAMAGKGLGTPATRAAIIEGLLTEKYLVREGRELIPTAKAFQLMTLLRGLGVQELTQAELTGEWEHKLSQIERGRLKRDEFMLEIAQMTQQIVKRAKEYDSDTIPGDYATLDTPCPQCGGQVKENYRRFACTACEFSISKIPGGRQFEIEEVEELLLKKEIGPLQGFRSKMGRPFAAILKLGKDDDGNFKMEFDFGQNDDEGDGEPVDFSGQEPVGTCPKCGSAVFEHGMKYVCENSVASPKSCDFTTGKIILQQEISREQIGKLLNDGKTDLLTGFKSSRTGRNFKAFLVKQPDGKIGFEFEAREPKPGAKTASRGAAKAADAEPAPAPAKSAATKTAATKTAAAKTAAKKTATKTAAKKAPAKSAARKTAVEAGE, from the coding sequence ATGTCAAAAGCCCTCATCATCGCGGAAAAGCCGTCGGTCGCGGCGGATATCGCCCGTGCCCTCGGGGGGTTTACCAAGCACGACGAGTATTTCGAGAGCGACGAATACGTGCTGTCTTCGGCAGTTGGCCACCTGGTCGAGATTGCCGCCCCGGACGAATACGAGGTCAAGCGCGGCAAATGGAGCTTTGCCAACCTGCCGGTGATCCCGCCGCATTTTGACCTGCGCCCGATCGCCAAGACCGAGTCGCGCCTGAAGGTGCTGAACCGCCTGATCAAGCGCAAGGACGTGACCGGGCTGATCAACGCCTGCGACGCGGGGCGCGAAGGTGAACTGATCTTCCGCCTGATCGCGCAGCAGGCCAAGGCCAAACAGCCGATCCGCCGCCTGTGGCTGCAGTCGATGACGCCACAGGCCATCCGCGATGGCTTTGCCAGCCTGCGCGAGGACGAGGACATGCTGCCGCTGGCTGACGCCGCGCGCTGCCGCTCGGAGGCCGACTGGCTGGTCGGCATCAACGGCACGCGCGCCATGACCGCCTTCAACAGCAAGGGCGGCGGCTTCTTCCTGACCACCGTGGGCCGCGTGCAGACGCCGACGCTGTCGATCGTGGTCGAGCGCGAAGAGAAGATCAAGCACTTCGTCCCGCGCGACTACTGGGAAGTGCACGCCGAGTTCATCGCCGCCGCCGGCCTGTACGAAGGCCGCTGGTTCGATCCCAAGTTCAAGAAGAGCGAGTTCGATCCCGAGGCGCGCGAGTCGCGACTGTGGAGCGAGGCCGAGGCCAAGAGCATCGTTGCCGCCTGCCGCGACAAGCCGGGCACCGTCACCGAGGAATCCAAGCCTTCGACGCAGCAGTCGCCGGCGCTGTTCGACCTGACCACGCTGCAGCGCGAGGCCAACTCGCGCTTCGGCTTCTCGGCCAAGAACACGCTGGGCCTGGCACAGGCGCTGTATGAGAAGCACAAGGTACTGACCTATCCGCGTACCGACGCGCGCGCGCTGCCAGAGGACTACCTGGACACGGTCAAGCAGACCATGGACATGCTGGCCGACAGCTCGCCCAACTACCTGCCGCACGCCAAGAAGATCCTGGCGCAGGGCTGGGTCAAGCCGAACAAGAAGATCTTCGACAACAGCAAGATCAGCGACCACTTCGCCATCATCCCGACGCTGCAGGCGCCCAAGAACCTGTCCGAGCCAGAGCAGAAGCTGTACGACCTGGTGGTGCGCCGCTTCCTGGCGGTGTTCTTCCCGGCGGCCGAGTTCCAGGTCACGACCCGCATCACCGAAGTTGCCGGCCACCACTTCAAGACCGAAGGCAAGGTGCTGGTCAACCCGGGCTGGCTGGTGATCTATGGCCGCGAGGCGCAGGGCGACAAGGACGCCGCCAACCTGGTGCCGGTGGCCAAGGACGAGAAGGTCAAGACCGACAAGGTCGAGAGCGTCGGCCTGACCACCAAGCCGCCTGCCCGCTACAACGAAGCGACGCTGCTGTCCGCCATGGAAGGCGCCGGCAAGCTGGTGGACGACGACGCGCTGCGCGAAGCCATGGCCGGCAAGGGCCTGGGCACGCCAGCGACGCGCGCGGCCATCATCGAAGGCCTGCTGACTGAAAAGTACCTGGTGCGCGAAGGCCGCGAGCTGATCCCGACCGCCAAGGCATTCCAGCTGATGACGCTGTTGCGCGGCCTGGGCGTGCAGGAACTGACGCAGGCCGAGCTGACCGGCGAGTGGGAACACAAGCTCTCGCAGATCGAACGCGGGCGCCTGAAGCGCGACGAGTTCATGCTCGAGATCGCGCAGATGACGCAGCAGATCGTCAAGCGCGCCAAGGAATACGACAGCGACACCATCCCGGGTGATTACGCCACGCTGGATACGCCGTGCCCGCAGTGCGGCGGCCAGGTCAAGGAAAACTACCGCCGCTTCGCCTGCACCGCGTGCGAATTCTCGATCAGCAAGATCCCGGGCGGACGCCAGTTCGAGATCGAAGAGGTCGAGGAGCTGCTGCTGAAGAAGGAAATTGGTCCGCTGCAGGGCTTCCGCAGCAAGATGGGCCGGCCGTTTGCCGCCATCCTGAAGCTGGGCAAGGACGACGACGGCAATTTCAAGATGGAATTCGACTTCGGCCAGAATGACGACGAGGGCGACGGCGAGCCGGTCGACTTCAGTGGCCAGGAGCCCGTCGGCACCTGCCCGAAGTGCGGCAGCGCGGTGTTCGAGCACGGCATGAAGTACGTCTGCGAGAACAGCGTGGCCAGCCCCAAGAGCTGCGACTTCACCACCGGCAAGATCATCCTGCAGCAGGAAATCAGCCGCGAGCAGATCGGCAAGCTGCTCAACGACGGCAAGACCGACCTGCTGACCGGGTTCAAGTCGTCGCGCACGGGCCGCAACTTCAAGGCGTTCCTGGTCAAGCAGCCGGACGGCAAGATCGGCTTCGAGTTCGAGGCCCGCGAGCCCAAGCCGGGTGCCAAGACGGCGTCGCGCGGCGCGGCCAAGGCGGCTGACGCCGAGCCCGCACCGGCACCGGCCAAGTCCGCGGCAACGAAGACGGCGGCCACAAAGACGGCTGCCGCGAAAACGGCAGCGAAGAAGACCGCGACCAAGACCGCGGCCAAAAAGGCGCCAGCCAAGAGCGCGGCGCGCAAGACCGCCGTCGAAGCCGGCGAGTAA
- a CDS encoding LysR family transcriptional regulator, with protein sequence MDRLQSMRVFSKVVELGSFARAAQQLEMSNAVVTRYVADLESHLGTRLLNRTTRSLSLTDAGETYLQRCQQILEDVEEAESVVAARSQSLSGTLRLVTPVMFGLHLLPELLSRFQQLYPDVVFDVLLSDRNVDIVEEGRDVAVMLSDLGLGSHLVARPLLSAEVILCASPGYVAAHAPMRHAHELSHHRCIAMRLPNAEHEWTLLGPEGEVTVPIRPGLLCSNAELAHQAALANMGVAMLSSYLARPNIESGKLVHVLPQYQLPRRDVSVVYPSRKFLPTKVRAFIDFLLEEGQVKGKAEGAEPRHAAHSVSS encoded by the coding sequence ATGGATCGCCTGCAATCGATGCGTGTGTTTTCCAAGGTGGTGGAACTGGGAAGCTTCGCGCGTGCAGCGCAACAGCTGGAAATGTCCAACGCCGTCGTCACCCGCTACGTCGCCGACCTGGAAAGCCACCTGGGCACCCGGCTGCTGAACCGCACCACGCGCAGCCTGTCGCTGACCGACGCCGGCGAAACCTACCTGCAGCGCTGCCAGCAGATCCTCGAGGACGTGGAAGAGGCCGAAAGCGTGGTCGCCGCGCGCAGCCAGTCGCTGTCGGGCACGCTGCGGCTGGTGACGCCGGTGATGTTCGGCCTGCACCTGCTGCCTGAACTCCTGTCGCGTTTCCAGCAGCTTTATCCGGATGTGGTGTTCGACGTCCTGCTGTCAGACCGCAACGTCGATATCGTCGAAGAAGGCCGAGACGTGGCCGTGATGCTGTCGGACCTGGGCCTGGGCTCGCACCTGGTGGCGCGTCCGCTGCTGTCGGCCGAGGTGATCCTGTGCGCATCGCCCGGCTACGTGGCCGCGCACGCGCCGATGCGCCATGCGCACGAGCTGAGCCACCATCGCTGCATCGCGATGCGGCTGCCCAACGCCGAACATGAATGGACGCTGCTTGGCCCCGAGGGCGAGGTGACCGTGCCGATCCGCCCGGGCCTGCTGTGCAGCAATGCCGAGCTGGCGCACCAGGCTGCGCTGGCCAATATGGGCGTGGCGATGCTGTCTTCCTACCTGGCCCGGCCGAATATCGAATCGGGCAAGCTGGTCCATGTGCTGCCGCAGTACCAGCTGCCACGGCGCGACGTCAGCGTGGTCTACCCGAGCCGGAAGTTCCTGCCGACCAAGGTCCGTGCGTTTATCGATTTCCTGCTGGAGGAAGGGCAGGTGAAGGGGAAGGCAGAGGGCGCCGAGCCGCGGCATGCGGCGCATAGCGTCAGCTCATAA
- a CDS encoding YbdD/YjiX family protein, with the protein MLEQLGTMGRYLGQSLRLMVGLPDYQTYVAHMESTHPDRAPMSYEEFFRERQEARYGGGQGKCC; encoded by the coding sequence ATGCTGGAACAACTGGGTACGATGGGGCGCTATCTCGGGCAGTCGCTGCGGCTGATGGTCGGCCTGCCCGACTACCAGACCTATGTGGCGCACATGGAGAGCACCCACCCGGACCGCGCGCCCATGAGCTACGAAGAATTCTTCCGCGAGCGCCAGGAAGCGCGATACGGCGGCGGGCAAGGAAAGTGCTGTTGA
- a CDS encoding carbon starvation CstA family protein: MNRIGEHLVWLAVAVLGAFAFGTVALARGEAVSALWIVVAALCIYLIAYRYYSRFIADKVMQLDPRRMTPAWRHNDGLDYVPTNKAVLFGHHFAAIAGAGPLVGPVLAAQMGYMPGMLWLLAGVVFAGAVQDFMVLFISTRRDGRSLGDLVKSEMGTVPGLIALFGCFMIMIIILAVLALIVVKALADSPWGTFTVAVTIPIAIFMGIYTRYIRPGRIGEVSVIGFVLLMLAIIGGQYVHESATLAPLFTYDGKALTWMLIIYGFIAAVLPVWLLLAPRDYLSTFLKIGTIIALAVGIVIVAPELKMPAFTQFAQGGGPVWSGNLFPFLFITIACGAVSGFHALISSGTTPKLLENESHARFIGYGAMLAESFVAIMALVAASVIEPGVYFAMNSPAAVIGTTPEAVAQAVSTWGFVITPDVLVQTAKDVGENTIISRAGGAPTLAVGIAHILHQVVGGQAMMAFWYHFAILFEALFILTAVDAGTRAGRFMLQDLLGSFIPSMRKTDSLVANLTATALCVAAWGYFLYQGVVDPLGGINTLWPLFGISNQMLAAVALVLGTCVLVKMKRGQYAWVTLLPTIWLLICTLTAGWQKLFHADPKVSFLTHAAKFSAAIAEGKVLAPAKSMEQMHRIVFNDYLDASLCALFMVVVLSIVFYGFKTALQARAVNRPTDKETPFEPLPGAASAQS; encoded by the coding sequence ATGAATCGCATCGGAGAACACCTGGTGTGGCTGGCCGTCGCCGTGCTCGGCGCGTTTGCCTTCGGCACCGTCGCGCTGGCGCGCGGCGAGGCCGTCAGCGCGCTGTGGATCGTGGTTGCCGCGCTCTGCATCTACCTGATCGCCTACCGCTACTACAGCCGCTTTATCGCCGACAAGGTGATGCAGCTCGATCCGCGCCGCATGACGCCCGCATGGCGCCACAACGACGGCCTGGACTACGTGCCGACCAACAAGGCAGTGCTGTTCGGCCACCACTTCGCCGCGATCGCCGGCGCCGGCCCGCTGGTCGGCCCGGTGCTGGCCGCGCAGATGGGCTATATGCCGGGCATGCTGTGGCTGCTGGCCGGCGTGGTGTTCGCCGGGGCGGTGCAGGACTTCATGGTGCTGTTCATCTCGACGCGCCGCGACGGCCGCTCGCTGGGCGACCTGGTCAAGTCCGAAATGGGCACGGTGCCGGGCCTGATCGCGCTGTTCGGCTGCTTCATGATCATGATCATCATCCTGGCGGTGCTGGCGCTGATCGTCGTGAAGGCGCTGGCCGACTCGCCCTGGGGCACCTTCACCGTGGCGGTGACCATCCCCATCGCCATCTTCATGGGCATCTACACCCGCTACATCCGTCCGGGCCGCATCGGCGAAGTGTCGGTGATCGGCTTCGTGCTGCTGATGCTGGCCATCATCGGCGGCCAGTACGTGCATGAAAGCGCGACGCTGGCGCCGCTGTTCACCTACGACGGCAAGGCGCTGACCTGGATGCTGATCATCTACGGCTTCATCGCCGCCGTGCTGCCGGTGTGGCTGCTGCTGGCCCCGCGCGACTACCTGTCGACCTTCCTGAAGATCGGCACCATCATCGCGCTGGCAGTGGGCATCGTGATCGTGGCGCCGGAGCTGAAGATGCCGGCGTTCACGCAGTTCGCCCAGGGCGGCGGCCCGGTGTGGTCGGGCAACCTGTTCCCGTTCCTGTTCATCACCATCGCCTGCGGCGCGGTGTCGGGCTTCCATGCACTGATCTCGTCGGGCACCACGCCCAAGCTGCTGGAGAATGAATCGCACGCGCGCTTCATCGGCTACGGTGCGATGCTGGCCGAGTCCTTCGTCGCCATCATGGCGCTGGTGGCCGCCTCGGTGATCGAGCCGGGCGTGTACTTCGCCATGAACAGCCCGGCCGCCGTGATCGGCACCACGCCGGAAGCGGTGGCGCAGGCGGTCTCGACCTGGGGCTTCGTGATCACGCCTGACGTGCTGGTGCAGACCGCCAAGGACGTCGGCGAGAACACCATCATCTCGCGCGCCGGTGGCGCGCCGACGCTGGCCGTTGGCATCGCCCACATCCTGCACCAGGTGGTGGGCGGCCAGGCCATGATGGCGTTCTGGTACCACTTTGCCATCCTGTTCGAGGCGCTGTTCATCCTGACCGCCGTCGACGCGGGTACCCGCGCCGGCCGCTTCATGCTGCAGGACCTGCTGGGCAGCTTCATCCCGTCGATGCGCAAGACCGACTCGCTGGTCGCCAACCTGACCGCCACCGCGCTGTGCGTGGCGGCCTGGGGCTACTTCCTGTACCAGGGCGTGGTCGATCCGCTCGGCGGCATCAACACGCTGTGGCCGCTGTTCGGCATTTCCAACCAGATGCTGGCCGCGGTGGCGCTGGTGCTGGGCACCTGCGTGCTGGTCAAGATGAAGCGCGGCCAGTACGCCTGGGTCACGCTGCTGCCGACCATCTGGCTGCTGATCTGCACGCTGACCGCCGGCTGGCAGAAGCTGTTCCACGCCGACCCGAAGGTCAGCTTCCTGACCCACGCCGCCAAGTTCAGCGCCGCCATCGCAGAAGGCAAGGTACTGGCCCCCGCCAAGTCGATGGAGCAGATGCACCGCATCGTCTTCAACGACTACCTGGACGCCAGCCTGTGCGCGCTGTTCATGGTGGTAGTGCTGTCGATCGTGTTCTACGGCTTCAAAACCGCACTGCAGGCCCGCGCCGTGAATCGCCCGACCGACAAGGAAACGCCGTTCGAGCCGCTGCCGGGCGCTGCTTCGGCCCAGTCCTGA
- a CDS encoding cache domain-containing protein has protein sequence MKLRQKILLLAVAPLAVAMLGIALAVRYQATQLAQHERALVEAAYLQSKEMELRHYVELAQSAIAPMVRSGRNDTATRQAAMEALARLDYGPDGYFFLYDLQGRNLMHPRQPELVGQDLWTMRDPQGSLTIQQLIAAARDGGGSVRYLWKKPSSQQLVPKLGYVVSVPEWGWMLGTGIYLDDVENTLRQLDARAETDIRETMAWIGVIAAISILLVAASGLALNVSEHREADAKLRQLAQRVVQSQEEERARLSRELHDGISQLLVSVKLVLETATNRLRLAPTEGAAVAPVLGMALNRLDTVFNEVRRVARNLRPALLDDLGLFAALQHLAREMQGGSRLQITVAQSGTPRELPDEQATALFRIAQEALTNVERHANARHVSVSLAFDADATRLTVRDDGSGFDVARMQVDPQRGIGLRNLRERIAALCGEFGIVSGIGGTELVAALPLAKPLPRPAAVSEHPVSAGPSQT, from the coding sequence ATGAAACTCCGCCAGAAGATCCTGTTGCTCGCGGTGGCACCCCTTGCGGTGGCCATGCTGGGCATCGCGCTTGCCGTTCGCTACCAGGCCACCCAACTCGCGCAGCACGAGCGCGCGCTGGTCGAGGCCGCCTACCTGCAAAGCAAGGAAATGGAGTTGCGCCACTACGTAGAACTGGCGCAGAGCGCGATCGCGCCGATGGTGCGTTCGGGGCGCAACGACACCGCCACGCGACAGGCGGCCATGGAGGCGCTGGCCCGGCTCGACTACGGGCCGGATGGCTATTTCTTCCTGTACGACCTGCAGGGCCGCAACCTGATGCACCCGCGCCAGCCCGAACTGGTCGGCCAGGACTTGTGGACCATGCGCGACCCGCAAGGGTCGCTGACCATCCAGCAACTGATCGCGGCAGCCAGGGACGGCGGCGGTTCGGTGCGCTACCTGTGGAAAAAGCCGTCGTCGCAGCAGCTGGTGCCCAAGCTCGGCTATGTGGTGTCGGTGCCCGAATGGGGCTGGATGCTTGGCACCGGCATCTATCTGGATGACGTGGAAAACACGCTGCGCCAGCTCGACGCCCGCGCCGAGACCGATATCCGCGAGACCATGGCCTGGATCGGCGTGATCGCGGCGATCAGCATCCTGCTGGTAGCGGCCAGCGGCCTGGCGCTCAATGTCAGCGAGCACCGGGAGGCCGATGCCAAGCTGCGCCAGCTGGCGCAGCGCGTGGTGCAGTCGCAGGAAGAGGAACGCGCGCGGCTGTCGCGCGAGCTGCACGACGGCATCAGCCAGTTGCTGGTGTCGGTCAAGCTGGTGCTGGAAACCGCCACCAACCGGCTGAGACTGGCCCCGACCGAAGGCGCCGCGGTGGCGCCGGTGCTGGGCATGGCGTTGAACCGGCTCGACACGGTTTTCAATGAAGTGCGGCGCGTGGCGCGCAACCTGCGCCCGGCGCTGCTGGATGACCTGGGTCTTTTTGCCGCGCTCCAGCACCTCGCGCGCGAGATGCAAGGCGGCAGCCGGCTACAGATCACCGTGGCGCAGTCAGGCACCCCGCGCGAACTGCCCGACGAGCAGGCCACCGCGCTGTTCCGCATCGCCCAGGAGGCGCTGACCAACGTGGAGCGCCATGCGAACGCCCGGCACGTGAGCGTGTCGCTGGCATTCGATGCCGACGCCACGCGGCTGACCGTGCGCGACGATGGCAGTGGTTTCGACGTGGCCCGCATGCAGGTCGATCCGCAGCGCGGCATCGGGCTGCGCAATTTGCGCGAGCGCATTGCCGCGCTGTGTGGAGAGTTCGGCATTGTTTCCGGCATTGGCGGCACGGAGCTGGTGGCAGCCTTGCCGCTGGCGAAGCCGCTGCCCCGGCCAGCCGCCGTTTCAGAACACCCTGTTTCCGCTGGACCTTCGCAGACATGA
- a CDS encoding response regulator has product MNLSFEPTLADAPARVLLIDDHALVRDGMRMHLALQPGLRVVGEADDGEAALTWLGRAGEVDMPDLVITDIGMRGMGGIALAAALHDRYPELAVLIVSMHDNLEYVRQAVRAGARGYVLKDAPADELMAAIQAVLAGRVFYSARIARGMAEQNPGPLDALTRRERDILGGIGRGMANKEIAAQLGVSVRTVETHRLNLKRKLGIEGRAGLVKYAVEVLGEIEGG; this is encoded by the coding sequence ATGAACCTTTCGTTTGAACCAACCCTCGCCGATGCGCCTGCGCGCGTGCTGCTGATCGACGACCACGCGCTGGTGCGCGACGGCATGCGCATGCACCTGGCGTTGCAGCCGGGTTTGCGGGTCGTTGGGGAAGCCGACGATGGCGAGGCGGCGCTCACCTGGCTGGGGCGTGCCGGTGAGGTGGACATGCCTGATCTGGTGATTACCGATATTGGCATGCGCGGCATGGGAGGGATTGCGCTGGCGGCGGCGCTGCATGACCGCTATCCGGAACTGGCGGTGTTGATCGTGTCGATGCACGACAACCTGGAATATGTGCGACAGGCGGTTCGTGCCGGGGCGCGGGGTTATGTCCTGAAGGATGCGCCGGCGGATGAACTGATGGCGGCGATTCAGGCGGTGCTGGCTGGGCGGGTGTTTTATAGTGCGCGGATTGCCCGGGGCATGGCGGAGCAGAACCCGGGGCCGCTGGATGCGCTGACGCGGCGTGAGCGGGATATTCTCGGGGGTATCGGGCGGGGGATGGCGAACAAGGAAATCGCGGCGCAGCTGGGGGTGTCTGTGCGGACGGTCGAGACGCATCGGCTTAATCTCAAGCGCAAGCTTGGGATTGAGGGGCGGGCTGGGCTGGTGAAGTATGCGGTCGAGGTATTGGGGGAGATTGAAGGCGGGTAA